In Lampris incognitus isolate fLamInc1 chromosome 13, fLamInc1.hap2, whole genome shotgun sequence, the genomic stretch AACAGACGATCATGTGATTAAATGCTATTCACattacttttttttcatttcacaaATTCAGTTCCGTTTGTAATGTATTACTTCATAATGTGCACAACCAAATGCTGTGATGGGAACACGGCTAATGTCTCCCTGTTTCTTCTCTCCCCAAATCAGGAGCCTATGGAAAGGATGCCCAGGAGTCTGCCCTCATCGACATGATGAATGATGGGGTGGAGGACCTGCGCCTCAAATATGTCAAGCTGATTTACCAAGAATATGCAAGTCTGAATATCCAAAACGCAGAAACCGACATCAAGTCAATACTGAATAAGCAGTCTTTAACCAGAATTCTTTCACTTTAAGTTGATATTATGTGGACATGTGATGTATTAAAAAGGTAATGGTCTGCTGGAAAGGTTTAGGGCCTCCACACACTTTAAAATAATTTCAGTCTTAAACACAAAAATCATTCGGTTATTCCCTCAGCAGCAGTATTTGCTcataaaaacagaaaagacaCCAATTTGCACAAAACAGAAGAATTTTAAGCTTGAAGTAGAATAATTATTTCTGCCATCATTAAAGATCAAAACAATGTAAAATAACTTCAGAATGAATACGAAAAAGTTTATATATTGGATAAAAACCTTATTTTGTTTGATTATATCATTGACAGTGTTGTCTCTTTGTACAGGAAACTGGAAAAGCAGCTTACATTGAAGATCTGCCGAACACCCTCTCCAAGTTTGAAGCTGTGATGGCGAAGAACAAAACGGGTTTCCTGGTTGGCGACAAGGTAAAAACCGCCCGAATGTGTCCTGATGAACATGTGGCTTCAGATAAATCCATGAACAAATCCCCCTACccgttaacactagaacgaccaagatggtcattttgaccgttttggattttcaaagtttaacaacgttgtgcacaaaaaaagttatgataagatctacctaaaatgaccatgagcggtcaatttgcgcatgatcgtgcacgtcatgtcactatctatgacgtgtgttggtcgcatcatttccttcgcgaaacACATTAGCGGTCTCCAGTAAAGAGAAATAATCTAAacctgatttttgattattgccaacatgtctggttacagacgccgttaaggacgcaccatgactaccaccgatgcATTGccgtatttacaggtgttggacagtggcTATTCTAAATTGTTTCAAAAatggtattaaagttgttaaaatgtaattttagtgtcagtcgtttcttaacggacatactaacatatgcaatgcattaatatgtcagttaggtatttatcttgacagaatatagagttgaaaaaccgtggcggtcaaaatgacagcccatggtcgttctagtagtttttaagttccagtcgtcgTTTAGGACTTTTTCAGTGGTTATTTtccgtttttttttacatttcacgttttataggccatgttatgtttgttagattagcaatatacgttttccattttgtttttctggtaatattttcactttttcaattttgctattcaagtttgaccatgtctttctgaagtttaaattgtttaaaaatagtattatagctgtcaaaatgttaattttggcatCAGTCGTTCCCTAacatacatactaacatatgcaatgcattaattaatatctcaattaggtatttatcttgacagaatatagagtttaaaatccGGTGGTcctatggtcgttttaggtaggagtgaaatcccggtcgttctagtgttaaatttaATTTTAGTTTTAGCCCTTAGTATGGTGACGGGAAAGTTTTTAACTTGTAAGACATTGTGTTCGTGTCAGCTGCATGTTACCAATGTAGATGtgggtgtgtttttttgtgttgtgtgtgacagtagTCTGACTGACTTAAACTGCCCGTCTTATTTGTAGCTCCTCTTCTTCACCACGGACTTCACCAATGACCTTTTAAAGGGATTTACAGACTTTACAATAAATGCTGTTTTGGACCACTTCTGACTTTGGCGAATTAATTTCTTGTTAATTATTCCTGTAATCCGTCTTTtctatcatttttttttttttgcgttttcAGATTTCTTTGGTGGACTACAGCCTGTTTGAAGTTCTGCTAAACCACCTCACATTGGATCCGTCCTGTCTGGACAACTTCCCGGCCCTCAAGAGCTTCGTGGAAAAGATGTCGGCACGCCCAAAAATCAAGTCCTTCCTGGACTCTGACGCCTACAAGAAATTACCTATCAACGGCAACGGAAAACAGTGAATTGATCTTATTTCTGTCCTACTTCAATGTTGACAGAAAAAGTTGATAAAATGTTTGTAGAAGATCAAGTTTTATACTCAGTACTGTAATAAGTCACTTTGAAAAAGAACAATAAAGGTAGACAATATACGTTATTCATTGTAATGTGTGTCTGTAAACGCTGCGTCATAAAGCTACAGTCCTCAATCCAAATGTAAACCAAAGTGTGGCCTTGCTACCAAACGACAAACCACAGGACAGGAAGCTGGTGTCATTCCCAgactgattgacaggtctcttaatacaaggactaacagtaaacaacaaccaaatctgagtttctaatgttttctgatgctgtgaaAGGTTTGTTCTCATCTCTAATGGTTGTAAAGACTGGAGTCAAAAAGACCCACATTTTCTGTTACCAACTGCTGAGAAAGACACATGATTATTTTACATTTGTAGCTCAAACTATTTGATTATGAATGTAAATATACCTTCCTTCGATATGATCAGATAAATCACAGATTGGACCTTTAACACAATTTGATCACCAGATCAAGCTCATGATAATGAATTCTCCCAGCTAACGGAGGACATCACAGCTACACAGGAAGCACCATGTACTACATGAGTCCTGTGTTATGTCATTGGCACATCTTCCCTTTCTGATA encodes the following:
- the LOC130122747 gene encoding glutathione S-transferase P-like isoform X1 yields the protein MPPYTITYFAVRGRCGAMRIMMADQGMEWKENVVSFGDWQKGDLKNTCVFGQLPKFQDGDLVLFQSNAILRHLGRNHGAYGKDAQESALIDMMNDGVEDLRLKYVKLIYQEYETGKAAYIEDLPNTLSKFEAVMAKNKTGFLVGDKISLVDYSLFEVLLNHLTLDPSCLDNFPALKSFVEKMSARPKIKSFLDSDAYKKLPINGNGKQ